The bacterium genome includes the window CCGGGCCAAACAGCGGCATCCGCAGCTTGAATTTGTCGAACCAGCGGCGGCCGTTCGGCGTCCCGATGTAGTAGCGGAAGCCGTACACGGCGACGACGAAGACGATCAGGAACACGTACCAGTACTGCCGGCTGGTCACGGTGAACCAGATCAGGAAGCGGGTCGGCAGCGGCAGGGGAACGCCGAGGTCCTTGAACACGTCCACGAACTTCGGCAGGATGAAGAACACGATGAACCCGACGATGCCGCCGGCCGCCGACGCGACCAGGATCGGATAGACCATCGCCGACTTGACCCGCTGGCGCAGCGCGAGCTCCTTCTCGAGGAAGCCCGACAGGCGGCCCAGCACGTCGTCCAGGGCCCCGCCGGTCTCGCCGGCCCGCACCATGTTGACGTAGAGCTGGTTGAACGCCTCCGGGTGCGCCGCAAGCGCGTCCGACAGCGGCACGCCGCCCTCCACTTCCGTCTTGACCTTGGCGAGGACCTCGCGCAGACGCTGGTTCGTCGTCTGCGCCTGCAGGATCGCCAGACTCGCGATGATCGTCAGGCCGGCGTTGATCATCGTCGCCAGCTGGCGGGTGAACACGGTCAGATCCTTCAGCTTGACGCCCTGGAGGCGCGCCAGCAGGTCTTCGACCTTGGGCTGCGTCGCCCGCCGTTTGAGCGACGTGATGAGGTAGCCCATCTCCTGCAGGCGTGAGATCGCCGCGACCTCCGTGTCGCCGTCGATCGCGCCGGAGATCATCTTCCCCGCCCCGTCCCGTCCTACGTATGCGTACGTTGCCACAGCCACTCCCCCCGAACGCCGTTACTGGTCCCCGGTGACGAAGACCACGCGCAGCAGTTCCTCAACCGTCGTGACGCCCTCCAGTACCTTCTGCACACCGTCCTCGCGCAGCAGACGCATCCCGCCTTCGTGCGCCGCCGCGCGCAGCTGATCCGACGAGGCGCCGTCGAGGATCAGCGAGCGCAGCCGGTCGTTCATCATCATGAGCTCGAAGACGCCCAGCCGTCCCCGGTACCCCGTCATGCGGCAGGAGTCGCATCCGCGGCCGCGGTACAGCTTCAGGCCGCTGTGCTCCGCCGGGTCGAGCCCGAGCCGCCGCAGCGCGTCCGCCGGCGGCGTGTACGCCTCCTTGCAGTGGGCGCAGATCACGCGGATCAGCCGCTGCGCCAGGACGCCGATCAGCGAGCCCGTCACGAGGAACGGCTCGACGCCCATGTCCGCGAGGCGCGTCGCCGCCCCCGGCGCGTCGTTGGTATGCAGCGTCGTCAGGACGAGGTGTCCGGTCATCGCCGCCTGCACCGCGATCTGGGCCGTCTCGCGGTCGCGGATCTCGCCGATCAGCACGATGTCGGGATCCTGACGCAGAATGCTGCGGAGACCGCCCGCGAACGTGAGCCCGGCCTTGACGTTCACCTGAACCTGGTTGACCCGGGGAATCTGGTACTCCACGGGATCCTCGACGCTCACGATGTTGCATTCCGGCGTGTTGATGCGCTCGAGCGACGTGTACAGGGTCGTCGTCTTGCCGCTGCCGGTCGGTCCGGTGACGATGATCATCCCGTAGGGCTTGGTGATCAGGCCTTCCCACGCCCCCAGCAGGTCGCTCGGCATCCCGATCCGGCTGAGGGAGACCTTGGTGCTGGACTGGTCGAGGAGCCGGATGACGATCTTCTCGCCGAGCACCGTCGGAAGCGTGCTCACGCGCAGGTCGTACTCCTTGCCTTCCAGGCGCAGGTGGATGTGGCCGTCCTGCGGCACCCGGCGTTCCGCGATGTCGAGGTTCGCCAGGATCTTCACGCGGGAAATCAGCGCGGCCTGGATCTGCTTCGGCGGTGACATGATATCTTGCAAGAGGCCGTCGACGCGGAACCGCACCTTCACCTCGCGCCGGTGCGGCTCGAGGTGGATGTCGCTCGCCCCCGCGCGGACGGCCTGATGAATGATCTGGTTGACGACGCGAACGATCGGCGCCTCCTCGACCATCGACCGGAGACGCTCGACCGTGACCTCTTCGGTGCGGGTCGGATCGTCGAGAATCTCGGATTCGATCGCCGGCCCCTGGGCCTTGAGCAGCTCTTCGACGTCGTGGACGAGCCCCTGGAACTTGCCCTGCAGCCTGCCCACGTCGTCGGGGCTGGCGATGATGATCTCGACGTCGAGCCCGGTCAACAGTCGAATGTCGTCGATCGCGACGACGTTGGAGGGATCCGGCATCGCGACGACGAGCCGATCCTGCTTGCGGTCGACCGCGATCACGCCGTGCCGCTGCGACAAATACGCCGGAATGAGACGCGCGACCTCGGGGTTGATGCTGTCCTCGGCCAGCTCGGTGTAGGGCAGCCCCCACTGCTGCGCGACCGCCCGCGCGAGGTGGCGCTCCGTGACGACGCCCATCTCCACGAGCACGCGGCCGAGGCGGCCTTTGCTCTGGCGCTGCACCTCAAGCGCCTGCCGCAGCTGATCGTGCGTGATGACGTTGTGCGACAAAAGGATTTCGCCGATCGGTTCAATGCGCGGCAGGGCGGGCTTGCCTTCGCCGGCCGCGCCCGGCGGCACGCCGGGGCCGTCGATCGAGCCCGGCGGCATCGCCCCCGGACGGCCGGGCTGGCCGTTCGAAGGACCGACGGAACCGGAGCCGCGCGGCGGCGCCGCGGGCGGGGCGGCGGGACGTCCGGGACGCATGGACACATTCGCCGGATGCTCGAGGCTGTCTCCGCGGGCCGCGCCGTTGCCGTTCCCGTTCCCGTTGCCGTTCGCGGGATGCCCGGCACCGTCGGGTGAGACCGGCGCCGGCACGGCCGCGGGATCGACCGCGTGGCCGTCGGACGGCGGCGCGGACGTGCCGCCGCCGAGCCATCTCGGCCAAATCACATTGCGGGTAGGACGTTCCACGCCGAAGCCGGGTCCCTAGGCTCGCTCTGTGCGGCCGTGCCCGTTGTGCGACCGCGCGGCGAGCGGTACGGTGCCGGCCGTCGAGCCCGCAACGTGGGCGCCGCTCCCCGCCTTGGCGGTGGCGCGGGCGCCCTCGAGGACGTCGCGTCTCGGCTGGGGCGCGTGCCCGGAGGCCGCCTCGACGGCATCGGCGGCCCCCTGCAGCGAGGCGCCGGAGGCCGGAGACGGGCTCACGGCGAGACTGGGCTGCGCCGCGAGGAACGCCTTGATGCCCTGCAGGCTCATCCCTTCCTGGTCGACCAGCCGGCGGATCAGATGCACCAGCCGGAGATCGCGCGGCGAATACAGCCGGTGGCCGCCCTTGCTGCGCGCGGGCTCGAGCAGATGGTATTCCGACTCCCAGCTGCGAAGCCGGCGCGCGTCCACCCCGGTCAACGAGGCCACCGTGCGGATCGGATAGATCGGTAGATCGTCCTGTGTTACCACCGCCCCCACCTCCTGGATGGTCACGACGCGGCGGCGGAGGAGCCCAGGCCGGCCGCGCGAAGCGGTTCGGCCAGATGCCGCAGCGCCGCGGCGAGCAGCCGCGATACGTGCCGCTGTGAAACGCCCAAACGCTGGGCGACTTCGCTCTGGGTCAGGTCCTGATAGTAGAGGTAGTACACGACCTGGCGCTGGAGGTCGGCGAGGCGCTCCATCGCGTGCATGAGTACGATCCGGTCCTCGACGGGGAGCTGCAGCGAGACGTAGCGCTGATGGGCGATCATGTCCGGCCGGACGTCGTGCTCTTCCGTCATGTCGGTCATCGACCGGACCCGGATCTGGCTGTGCGCGTCGAGCACCTCGCGAACGCCCGCCTCGGTCATGTTCATCGCCCCCGCGATCTCGGCGACCGTCGGCGTGCGGCCGAGCTCCTGCTGGAGCCGGCCGACCGCCGCCGTGAGGTCGGCGTAGATCTTGCGCACCCACCGCGGCGCGCGCACCGCCTCGAGCCCGTCACGGAGGAAGTGCCGGATCTCCCCCGCGACGTGGTGGAACGCGTAGGTCTCGAACTTGACGCCCCGCGTCGGGTCGAACGTCGTCACCGCGTGGATCAGGCCGATCGAGCCGATCTGCACGAGGTCCTCGAGCGGCGCGCCGGGACGCACGTAGCGCCGGGCGATCCGGTGGACGAGCGGCAGATATCGAAGAACCAGTTTCTGGTGCAGCGCGCGATCCTGCGTGCGCCGGTAGGTCTGAAACTGCTCGAGAATCTCCGCGGCGTCGCCTCCGTCGACCTCGGCTGTGCCGCCTCGCGGATGCCCCTCTCCGTTGCCCGCATGGCGGCTGTGGTCGCGAACGGCCTCCGGCGCGGCCCCTGCCCCCGGCGCCTGCGCGGCGGCCTGCCGCTGGACCCGGCTCCCCCGTCCCGAACCGCTCGCCGTCTCCACGATTCCTTGCTGCCCGGTCGCGTCGCGTCCCATGATCGTCCCCCCCCGTGGGTGGTGCTCAGCTTATCCGGCGCCCGGCCGGGGCGAACCCCCGCAACCGGAGCCGTAGATCGTTGGGACTCTCCGCGGACTCGAGCGCCGTCTCGACGCTGATGAGCCCGCGCTGGTAAAGATCGAAGAACGAGTCGTCGAACGTCTGCATGCCGCCGTCGTGGCCCTCCGACATGGCCTGGCGGAGCGCCCCGATGTCTCCCCGCCGGATGAGATCGCGGACCCGCGGCGTCGCGCGCAAGATTTCCACGCCCGGGACCATCCCGCTGCCGTCCGCGCGCGGCACGAGCCGCTGCGCAACGATGCCCACCAGGGTGGAGGCGAGGCGCAGAAACATCTCACCGTGGATCTCCGGCGGGAAGAAATGGAGCACGCGATCGAGCGCCTGGTTGGCGTTTATGGTGTGCAGCGTGCTGAGGACCAGGTGACCGGTCTCCGCAAAGTACACGGCGGCCTGGGCGCTCTCGGCGTCGCGCATCTCGCCGATCAGGATGACGTCCGGCGTCTGACGCAGCGCCCCGCGCAGCGCCGAGACGAACGAGTCCGCGTCCGCACCGACTTCGCGCTGGCTCACGATGCTCTGCCGGTCGGCGTGCAGGTACTCGATCGGGTCCTCGATCGTGATGATATGGCCCGACACGGAGCGGTTGCGGTGGTCGATCATCGCGGCGAGCGTCGTCGACTTGCCGGACCCGGCCGGACCGGTGACCAGGACGAGCCCGCGCGGCGTGAGCGCGAGCTCCGCGACCACCGCGGGCAGCGCCAGTTCCTCGAACGACGGAATGTCCTGGCGGACGCGGCGCGCGACGAGGGCCGTGGTCCCGCGCTGCAGGTAGACGTTGATGCGAAACCGGCCGAGCGACGGCTCCCAGTATGCGAAATCTGCGTGCCCGGCGCGCCGGAGCGCCTCGCGCTGCGCGTCGTTCATGATTCCCGTCAACAGGTCATCGAGCGCCGAGGACGACGGCGCGGGCAGCCCCGACGATTCGACGGCGCCGGAGATCCGGAACATCGGGGGGGTGTCCGCTTTGACGTACAGGTCCGACGCGCCCCGGTCGGCCGTCGCCCGCAGCAGGTCCTCGACCGTGTACGGCAGGCCGGTCATTGGCCGTCCCGCTCCCCGACCGCCGCGGCCGGCCCGACATGGCGCAGCGCCGCCACCGCGGGCTTGGCCGCCGGAACCGGCGCCGCCGCGGGGCGCGAGGGATTACCGGCGGCGAACGCGTCGCGGTCCACGGCCCGGATAAAGGCGTCCTCCGGTGAGATGAGCCCGCGCCGCAAGAGGTCCCGCAGGCACTGGTCGAGGCTGATCATGCCCTCCTTCGCGCCGGTCTCGATCATCGACGGAATCTGGAACGTCTTGCCTTCCCGGATCAGATTTCGGATCGCGGACGTGGCGATCATCAGCTCGATCGCGGCCACGCGGCCCCGCCCGTCCACCCGGGGAATCAGGGTCTGTGCCAGGACCCCGAGCATCGCCTCGGACAGCTGGACCCGGATTTGCTCCTGCTGGTGCGGCGGGAACACGTCGATCACGCGGTTGATCGTCTGCGCGGCGCTGTTGGTGTGCAGCGTCGCCAGCACGAGGTGCCCGGTCTCGGCGGCGGTCAAGGCCATGGCGATCGTTTCCAAATCCCGCATCTCGCCGACGAGGATGATGTCGGGGTCTTCGCGCAGCGCGCTGCGCAGCGCCGCGGAGAAGGAGTTGGTGTGGGGTCCGACCTCGCGCTGGTTGACGATGCAGCTCTTGTGCTGGTGCACGAACTCGATCGGATCCTCGATCGTGATGATGTGGTCGGGCCGTTCGGTGTTCATCAGATCGATCATCGCGGCGAGCGTGGTCGACTTGCCCGAGCCGGTCGGTCCGGTGACCAGAACGAGGCCCCGGTCCTTCATGGCGAGCGTCCGCAGCACGGACGGCATGCCGAGCTGGTCGAGGCTCTTGATGGCGGTCGGGATCAGCCGAAACACCGCCGCCTCGCCGAGGCGCTGCATGAACACGTTCACGCGGAAGCGGCCGACGTTCTGGAGCTCGAGGGATAGGTCCAGGTCATGGGTATCTTCGAACCGGGCCTTATGGTCGTCGGTGAGCACGTCGTAGAGCATTTCGTGGAGCGAGGCCGCGGTCAGCGCGGGGTAGTCCAGACGGACCAGCTTGCCGTGGATTCGAAGCGACGGCGGCGTGCCGACGGTCAAATGAAGGTCGGACGCATCTCGGTCGCGGGTCAGGATCAGCAGTTCCGTGATATCCATCGGGCCCCCCGGCCGCAAGTCCTGAACGCTCAACCGCCGGGAAGCTGTTGCCCGCGCGAACGTGCCGCGCAGTGATGGAGTGGAGGGTGCGAGTGCGGCCGTGGGGGGGGTAAACGAAAAGCTCCCCGCGGCCACGGGGAGCGTCGAGGTGCCAGCTTTGGCAACCCGGCCGACTTGCCAGGTAAAACGCTACCTGGCCAGTCCCGTGGCTTTGCGTCCCCAGATCTCTCTGGGTTTGCCCCTACAAAGCGATACTGCTATTAAATTGTCCCCACAAGTTAATCACAATCGGAGAAAAAAGTCAATGGGCCTCCCCAAGACCTACGCGAAATCGTACCTGGGCCGGCGGGCCAGGCACGTCGACCCGCCGCCGGCCCGGAACATCCGTTACTGCAGCCGCCAGATCGCCCGGGCCTGCCCCGGCCGGAACACGAAAACCCGCCCGATCTTTGCACTAAACTGCCCGGCGGCCGGCAGGTATTCGGACTCGAACGCGATGCCGCGGCTGTCGTAGATCATCGTCCGGCTGCGAAGCGGCAGCTCGAGGACGGCCTGGGGATCCTGGTACGCGGCGGTCACTTGGTCTTGCGTCGAGCCGACGCCGACCCGATCGATCGTCCGTGTATGAGGATCGTCGGTCCCTACCGCCCACACGATGCTGGACGTGGGGAGATAGACGATGAATATCCGCGGAGTCGATGACCATGATCTCTCTTCCAGCTGCGGGCGAAACACGAGATCCGTGCCGCTCGGCCTCGTCTCGGTGATCTGGGAGTCGCCCATGACCCACACATAGTCCGCGACTTTCCCATCGACCGTCCATTGACCGACGCCGAGGCCGGGCACGACGAGAAAAATCGACGGCGTGGCCTGCGGCGCGGCCGGCTGCGCAAGCGCGCCGGCCGGCAGCGCCAGCATCAGAATCATCATCACCCGACCGGCGTTCAGAATGCCCCGCATTGCTCCCCTCCCATCCCCAACTCGGTGACTAATGCAGCAGCGCCTCGATCTGTTTGGTGAGCTCCTCGGCTCCGTCCTTGCCGGTGAACCCGCCCGTCAGGGCGACCCCGCCGATGCGGCCGTCCGCGCGAATGAAGAACGTCGTCGGCAGCCCGGCGACGTGGTACATCTGTGCGACCTGCCCGCGCTCGTCGCGGGCGGCAGGATAGCTCACGCCGCGCGCGGCCAGGAAGGTCCGGCTGGCCGCCCAGGTGTCGGTCGCCCCATCGATGCCGATCACGACGACGCCGCGGGCCTGATACGTCCGGTAGGCGGCCTCCAGCGCGGGCATCTCCGCCCGGCACGGCGGGCACCACGAAGCCCAGAAATTGAGAATGATCGGATGTCCGCGGAACCGGTCGAGCGAGATCGGCGCGCCGGCGTATGCGGGCGCGGTGAACGCGGGCGCGATGGCGCCGGGGTCGGTCCCGACACGCGCGCGCGGCGCCACGGTCTCGTCGGCCACCTCGCCCGCGGCGGTGTGCGTCACCGCGCGGAACGCCACGACACCGAGCCCGCACGCGAGCAGGACGAGGACCCCGACCAACGCCGGCGCGGCGGCCCGCGGGAATTTCATGGTTCTACTATCCACCGAGCACCACGGCCGTCACCTGCGGAGCACCGAGGGTCGCGCCCGTTGGAACGAGCACGGTCTGCGTCTGCCCGGGGCGCAACTGCACGGTCACGGACCCCGCCGTCCCGCTGTTCGTATACGGCAGCACCACCGTGATCTGCTGCACCCACTGCGCGGGGATCGCGCCGGTATCGGCCACCGATACCAGCGCCTGCACTTTCGGCGGCCCGGTCATCTGAGAGGGGGCACCGAGATCGACCTTGATGTGAATCTGCCGCTGCGCGAAGTCGGTGTAGGACGACGCGGGGACTGTCTGCGCCGGCGTCGCGGCGAGGAGCGCGCCCGCGGCGCTGGTCACGGACACCTGATAGCGAATGATGATGTCGGCGACCATCGCGGCCTGAATGGTAAACGGCGCGCTGCCGCCCGGAGCCAGCGGCCCCTGGACCGTCGCCCTGCCCTCAACCTGATCGCCCGACGCGCGCGTGAACGTGGCCGCCACGACGAGGGGACCAATCGGCACGGCGCCGGTGTTCGCGACAGAGCCCGTCACGGTCAGACCGCCGACGGACAGCACCGCGGCCGTCACATCGCGCAGCGCCGCGGACGGGGAGCCGGCCGGCGATGTGGCGCGGGAAGGCGCCGAACCCGTGGTCGACGGCGCCGGGCCCGCGGGCGGCGCGGGGGGCCCGCCCGGCACGAGAATGGGCGGGCCGGGCGGTGAGACGGGCGCGACGGCCGAGTTCTTCCGCGGACCGAACGGTACCGGCGCCACAACGAAGGTCTGAATGGCACGCCCGGCGCGGAAGACAAAACCGACCCCTTGGAACACGTAGGCGACGGTCGTGTCCAGCCCGGACATGGTCGTCACCGCGTTGACGTCACCGACCAAGCGCGGGGCGTCCGTGACCGGCGTCCCCACCCCCGCCCCGGCGATCGTCCGGTACTTCGGGGAGGCGGTGGAGATCCGGACCACGATGCCCGAATCGAAGTCCAGGACCAATCCGTAGCGCGAGTATAGACGGCGGGTCGGACCCTGCGAGACCGAGGGACCCAGCGCGGACGCGGCGGCGCTCGCCGTCATGCCGAGGCGGGCGGGCCCGATCGACTCGCCCGGTACGACGCCGAGCGAGGCGGCGGCCGACGCGGGCGGAACGGCGGCGTACGGCCCCACAAGCGCCGCGACCGTTGCGATCGCAGCGCCGACAATCCACCTGTGCCGCCACACGCGGCCGGTGCGCATCATGGTCGCTCCTCCTTATGCCCAGACTCGTTTTGGCTCAGACGGACGGCGCCGGCTGCCGTTCTCCGGGCGTCGAGATACCCCTGGAGGATCACGGCCGCGGCGACGCGGTCGCGGGAGCGCCGGCGCTCCTCCCGCCGCACGTCTGCTTCGATCAGCGCGCGCTCGGCCGCGGCGGTGGACAGCCGCTCGTCCCAGAGCTCGACCGGCACGGAGAGAGCGGTCCGCAGCCGCTCGGCAAAGGCCTCCGCCTGCCGCGCCGCCGGACCGCGGGAACCGTCCATGTTGCGGGGCCAGCCCACGACGACGGCGGCGACGTCGTGGCGCCGGCAGAGGTCCGCCACGCGCTCGGCGGCACGGCGCCCGCCGGCACCGGTAACGGTCTCAAGCGGCGTCGCGATCATCGCGGTGGGGTCGCTCAGCGCGATGCCGATCCGTTTGGTCCCAAGGTCGATCGCGAGGACTCGCCCCACCCGTCGCCGCCCGTCAGTCCCGGCCGGCGGCGCGGCCCGCGAGCGCCTCCCGGACGACCGCGCCGAGATCGGCGAGCACGGACGCGAGGAGCGCCGGATCCCCCCCGCCGCCCTGCGCGAGCTCGGGACGCCCGCCGCCCCGCGTGCCGAGCCGGCGGTTCAACACCTGCATCACGCGCCGCGCCTCGGCCCCGCGCGCGACCGCCGCGGGCGTCGCCATTACGATGACCTCCATCCGGCCGTTGCCGGTCGAGGCCGCGACGAGGACGCCGGAGTCCAACCGGCCGCGCACGCGGTCACCAAGCGCGCGCAGCGCCTGCGGGTCCGCGTCGGGGACGGCGATGCCGACGACCGTGATCCCGTCCACCTCGGTTGCGTTCTCGAGAATTGCCTCGAGATCGGGGCCGGCCGCGGTCTTCGGCCCCTGCCGCTCGAGACTCTGCACCCGCTCCGCGAGCGCCCGCACGCGGGCCGGCACCTCGTCCGGCGGCACGCGCATCACCTCCGCCGCCTGCCGGAGCGCGGCATCGGTCGCGCGGGCGCGGGCGACCGCCGCGCGGCCCGTCACCGCCTCGACGCGCCGGATCCCGGCGCCGACCGAGCCTTCCGCGGTGATCAGGAACAACCCGATCTCTCCCGTCGTCCGGACGTGGGTGCCGCCGCACAACTCGCGGCTGTAGCCGTCGACGCTCACGACGCGAACTTCCTCCCCGTACTTCTCGCCGAAGAGCGCCGTGGCGCCCGAGGCGACCGCCTCCCGGTACGGCTTCGTCTCGGTAGTCACCGGCAGCGCGGCGAGAATCTGCTCGTTGACGCGCGCCTCGATCTTCGCGCGCTCGTCGGCCGTGAGCGGCCGCACGTGCGCGAAGTCGAAGCGCAGCCGGTCGGGCGCAACGAGCGATCCGGCCTGCCGCGCGTGCTCGCCGAGCACCTCGCGCAGCGCAGCGTGCAGCAGGTGCGTCGCGGTGTGGTTGCGCGTGATGTCCTGCCGGCGCGGCGCGTCGACCGCCAGGCGGACGCGATCGCCCTCGCGCAGTACGCCGGTCCGGACCCGTCCGCGGTGCACGATCAGATCGACCGCCGGCCGCTGCGTGTCTTCTACCTCGACCACACCCGCCGCGGCCGTGATCGTGCCGGTGTCCCCCACCTGCCCTCCGGACTGCGCGTAGAACGGCGTCCGGTCACAGACGACCTCGACCGCCGCGCCCCGCGGCGCCTCCACGACACGCCGGCCGTCGACGAGCAGCGCCGCCACGCGGCCCTCCGCCTCGAGGGTGTCGTACCCCACGAACACCGTCGCGCCGGCGGCGTCCCGCAGCCCGCTGTACTGCGCGCGGTCCGGCCCGGCCTCGAAGTAGTCGCGTCCGGTGCTGCGCGACCGCTCCTTCTGCCGGGCCATCTCCTCGGCGAATCCCGGCTCGTCGATCTCGAGACCGTGCTCCCGGGCGACGTCGCGGGTCAGATCCGGGGGAAAGCCGTAGGTGTCGTACAGACGGAACACATCGGCGCCCGGAATGACCGGCCGCCCCGACCGTTTGACCTCCGCGATCAGGTCGTCCAGCCGGCCGAGCCCCGCCCCCAGCGTCTGATCGAACCGGCGCTCCTCCGCGCCGAGTACGTTCTGCACGAACGCCCGCTGCGCGACGAGCTCGGGATAGGCCGATCCCATCGCCGCGGTCACGGCATCCGCGAGATCACCCAGCACCGGTTTCGCGGCCCCGGCCTGGCGCGCGAAGCGCACTGCGCGCCGGATGATCATGCGGAGCACGTACGCCCGGCCCTCGTTCCCGGGGACAACCCCGTCCGCGGTGAGGAACGTCATCGCCCGGCCGTGGTCGGCGAGGACCCGGTACGGGACCGTATGCGCGGCGCGCTGTTCCGGACTGTGTCCGAGGATATTCTGAATGCGGTCGAGGATGGGCAGAAAGATGTCCGTATCGTAGTTGGTCGGCGCCCGCTGGATCACCGACGCGATCCGCTCGAGTCCCATTCCGGTGTCGACGCCCGGCCGCGGCAGCGGCGTCCGCGTGCCGTCGGGCGCCTGATTGAACTGCATGAAGACGAGGTTCCAGCTCTCCACCCAGCGGCCGCAGTCGTTGTCGAGACGGACGCTGCAGTCCGGACGGCCGCACGTGCACGCCGCGGGGCCCAGGTCGTAGTGCAGCTCGCTTGTGGGACCGCACGGCCCGACGTCGCCCATCATCCAGAAGTTCGTCTTCTCCCCCATCCGCAGGACGCGCTCGGACGGCACCCCGAGTTCGGCCCACGCCGCCGCCGCGTCGTCGTCGTCCGCCAGCACGGTGAGCACGAACCGCTCGGGCGGCAGCGCCAGCGGGCCGGTCACAAACTCCCAGGCGAACCGGATCGCCTCGCGCTTGAAGTAATCGCCGAAGCTGAAGTTGCCGAGCATCTCGAAAAACGTGTGGTGCCGCGGCGAGGGCCCCACGTTCTCGAGGTCGTTGTGTTTGCCGCTGACGCGCATGCATTTCTGCACGGAGGTGGCGCGGCGGTACGGTCGGGTCTCGAGGCTGAGGAACACGTCCTTGAACGGGACCATGCCGGCGTTGACAAAGAGCAGCGTCGGGTCGCCGGCCGGGACGAGCGAGGCGCTCGGCACCCGCGTGTGGCCGCGCTCCTCGAAGTAGCGGAGAAACGCTTCGCGGATCTCGGCCCCGGTCACAGCGTTCCGTCCGCCGGATCGGCGGTCCCGGCGCCGCCGGCGCCTTCCGCCGGCAAGCCCCCTTGGGGGGCGAGCAGGCGCTCGGCCTCGGCCACCGCCCCCTCGATCCCGTCCACAGCCCGATCGATCAGGTCCGCGGTGATGACGAGCGGCGGTTCGATCCGGATCACCTCGGGTTTGTTGAGCGTGTAGAAGGTGATCACGCCGCGGTGCCCGGCCTCCGCGGAGACCAGCAGCGCGTAGTCGCTGTGCGTGAACTCGACCCCGATCATGAGCCCGCGGCCGCGCACGGCGCGCACGATCGCGG containing:
- a CDS encoding MerR family transcriptional regulator, whose protein sequence is MVTQDDLPIYPIRTVASLTGVDARRLRSWESEYHLLEPARSKGGHRLYSPRDLRLVHLIRRLVDQEGMSLQGIKAFLAAQPSLAVSPSPASGASLQGAADAVEAASGHAPQPRRDVLEGARATAKAGSGAHVAGSTAGTVPLAARSHNGHGRTERA
- a CDS encoding type II secretion system F family protein, translating into MATYAYVGRDGAGKMISGAIDGDTEVAAISRLQEMGYLITSLKRRATQPKVEDLLARLQGVKLKDLTVFTRQLATMINAGLTIIASLAILQAQTTNQRLREVLAKVKTEVEGGVPLSDALAAHPEAFNQLYVNMVRAGETGGALDDVLGRLSGFLEKELALRQRVKSAMVYPILVASAAGGIVGFIVFFILPKFVDVFKDLGVPLPLPTRFLIWFTVTSRQYWYVFLIVFVVAVYGFRYYIGTPNGRRWFDKFKLRMPLFGPVNRNVVMARFSRTLGTLIHSGVPILHALDVVAKATSNVVLIKALDTVRTSIREGESISAPLQASGIFPPMVVQMVAVGERTGALDTMLSKVADFYDTEVEYAVAALTSVLEPMLIMVMGGIVGFIVISFYLPLFTLVGAIK
- a CDS encoding PilT/PilU family type 4a pilus ATPase, which produces MTGLPYTVEDLLRATADRGASDLYVKADTPPMFRISGAVESSGLPAPSSSALDDLLTGIMNDAQREALRRAGHADFAYWEPSLGRFRINVYLQRGTTALVARRVRQDIPSFEELALPAVVAELALTPRGLVLVTGPAGSGKSTTLAAMIDHRNRSVSGHIITIEDPIEYLHADRQSIVSQREVGADADSFVSALRGALRQTPDVILIGEMRDAESAQAAVYFAETGHLVLSTLHTINANQALDRVLHFFPPEIHGEMFLRLASTLVGIVAQRLVPRADGSGMVPGVEILRATPRVRDLIRRGDIGALRQAMSEGHDGGMQTFDDSFFDLYQRGLISVETALESAESPNDLRLRLRGFAPAGRRIS
- a CDS encoding sigma-70 family RNA polymerase sigma factor — translated: MGRDATGQQGIVETASGSGRGSRVQRQAAAQAPGAGAAPEAVRDHSRHAGNGEGHPRGGTAEVDGGDAAEILEQFQTYRRTQDRALHQKLVLRYLPLVHRIARRYVRPGAPLEDLVQIGSIGLIHAVTTFDPTRGVKFETYAFHHVAGEIRHFLRDGLEAVRAPRWVRKIYADLTAAVGRLQQELGRTPTVAEIAGAMNMTEAGVREVLDAHSQIRVRSMTDMTEEHDVRPDMIAHQRYVSLQLPVEDRIVLMHAMERLADLQRQVVYYLYYQDLTQSEVAQRLGVSQRHVSRLLAAALRHLAEPLRAAGLGSSAAAS
- a CDS encoding TlpA disulfide reductase family protein, whose translation is MKFPRAAAPALVGVLVLLACGLGVVAFRAVTHTAAGEVADETVAPRARVGTDPGAIAPAFTAPAYAGAPISLDRFRGHPIILNFWASWCPPCRAEMPALEAAYRTYQARGVVVIGIDGATDTWAASRTFLAARGVSYPAARDERGQVAQMYHVAGLPTTFFIRADGRIGGVALTGGFTGKDGAEELTKQIEALLH
- a CDS encoding type IV pilus twitching motility protein PilT; its protein translation is MDITELLILTRDRDASDLHLTVGTPPSLRIHGKLVRLDYPALTAASLHEMLYDVLTDDHKARFEDTHDLDLSLELQNVGRFRVNVFMQRLGEAAVFRLIPTAIKSLDQLGMPSVLRTLAMKDRGLVLVTGPTGSGKSTTLAAMIDLMNTERPDHIITIEDPIEFVHQHKSCIVNQREVGPHTNSFSAALRSALREDPDIILVGEMRDLETIAMALTAAETGHLVLATLHTNSAAQTINRVIDVFPPHQQEQIRVQLSEAMLGVLAQTLIPRVDGRGRVAAIELMIATSAIRNLIREGKTFQIPSMIETGAKEGMISLDQCLRDLLRRGLISPEDAFIRAVDRDAFAAGNPSRPAAAPVPAAKPAVAALRHVGPAAAVGERDGQ
- a CDS encoding ATPase, T2SS/T4P/T4SS family — encoded protein: MIWPRWLGGGTSAPPSDGHAVDPAAVPAPVSPDGAGHPANGNGNGNGNGAARGDSLEHPANVSMRPGRPAAPPAAPPRGSGSVGPSNGQPGRPGAMPPGSIDGPGVPPGAAGEGKPALPRIEPIGEILLSHNVITHDQLRQALEVQRQSKGRLGRVLVEMGVVTERHLARAVAQQWGLPYTELAEDSINPEVARLIPAYLSQRHGVIAVDRKQDRLVVAMPDPSNVVAIDDIRLLTGLDVEIIIASPDDVGRLQGKFQGLVHDVEELLKAQGPAIESEILDDPTRTEEVTVERLRSMVEEAPIVRVVNQIIHQAVRAGASDIHLEPHRREVKVRFRVDGLLQDIMSPPKQIQAALISRVKILANLDIAERRVPQDGHIHLRLEGKEYDLRVSTLPTVLGEKIVIRLLDQSSTKVSLSRIGMPSDLLGAWEGLITKPYGMIIVTGPTGSGKTTTLYTSLERINTPECNIVSVEDPVEYQIPRVNQVQVNVKAGLTFAGGLRSILRQDPDIVLIGEIRDRETAQIAVQAAMTGHLVLTTLHTNDAPGAATRLADMGVEPFLVTGSLIGVLAQRLIRVICAHCKEAYTPPADALRRLGLDPAEHSGLKLYRGRGCDSCRMTGYRGRLGVFELMMMNDRLRSLILDGASSDQLRAAAHEGGMRLLREDGVQKVLEGVTTVEELLRVVFVTGDQ